The following are from one region of the Mus caroli chromosome 13, CAROLI_EIJ_v1.1, whole genome shotgun sequence genome:
- the Rnf182 gene encoding E3 ubiquitin-protein ligase RNF182, whose protein sequence is MASQPLEEPAESQVSDELECKICYNRYNLKQRKPKVLECCHRVCAKCLYKIIDFGDSPQGVIVCPFCRFETCLPDDEVSSLPDDNNILVNLTCGGKGKKCLPENPTELLLTPKRLASLVSPSHTSSNCLVITIMEVQRESSPSLSSTPVVEFYRPASFDSVTTVSHNWTVWNCTSLLFQTSIRVLVWLLGLLYFSSLPLGIYLLVSKKVTLGVVFVSLVPSSLVILMVYGFCQCVCHEFLDCMALPS, encoded by the coding sequence ATGGCCAGCCAGCCGCTGGAAGAGCCTGCGGAGTCTCAGGTCTCAGATGAGCTTGAGTGTAAGATCTGTTACAATCGGTACAACCTGAAGCAGAGGAAGCCCAAGGTTCTGGAGTGTTGTCACAGGGTCTGCGCCAAATGCCTCTACAAGATCATAGACTTTGGGGACTCTCCCCAGGGTGTCATCGTCTGTCCCTTCTGCAGGTTTGAGACGTGTCTGCCGGATGACGAAGTCAGCAGCCTGCCGGATGACAACAACATCCTTGTAAACTTGACCTGTGGGGGCAAAGGGAAGAAATGCCTGCCTGAGAACCCCACCGAGCTGCTGCTCACTCCCAAGAGGCTGGCTTCCCTTGTCAGCCCTTCCCACACATCCTCTAATTGCTTGGTTATAACCATCATGGAGGTGCAGAGAGAGAGCTCTCCATCTCTCAGCTCCACCCCCGTGGTAGAATTCTACAGGCCAGCCAGTTTTGACTCTGTCACCACCGTGTCCCATAACTGGACGGTGTGGAACTGTACCTCCTTGCTGTTTCAGACGTCCATCCGGGTGTtagtgtggttgctgggtttgCTGTACTTCAGCTCCTTGCCCTTAGGGATCTACTTACTGGTGTCTAAGAAAGTCACCCTGGGGGTGGTCTTTGTTAGCCTTGTCCCCTCTAGCCTTGTCATCCTGATGGTGTATGGTTTTTGCCAATGCGTTTGTCATGAATTTCTAGACTGTATGGCACTTCCTTCTTAA